In Candidatus Manganitrophus morganii, the genomic window GTCAAGATCAATGCGGCGTACCGGAGCTAAGATGAGGAAAGAGATCCTTTTTTCCTATTGCAAATTCAGCTATAATTATGTTACTTTTTAAAATCTCATCATTTGAAATTCCTGTGATCGAGATCGTGTAACACCTTCAACAATCAACACAAAATACACACGCTCCCCGCTGGGGCTCGGTCCCCGACCGAAACGGCGCAGCCGGAGGTCGGGTCGCCCTTTTTGTCCATGAGGCAATCAGTGCGTAAAAGCGGGAGCGGAGGCTCAGACCAAAATAAGGAGAAGCAATGACTGAAATGAGAGAATTACTTGAAGCGGGTGTTCATTTCGGACACCAAACCAATCGTTGGAATCCGAAGATGGCCAAATATATCTTCGGGGAGAGAAATGATATTTATATCATCGATCTTCAGAAAACCGTTAAGAAGTTCGCGGAAGCGACCGATTTCGTCCGAGACCTTGTGGCGCATGGAGAGACGATCCTCTTCGTCGGAACGAAGCGACAGGCGCAGGAGATCGTAGAGGCCGAGACGAAACGGTGCGGGATGTTTTATGTGAACCACCGGTGGCTGGGGGGAATGCTCACCAACTTCGCCACCATCCGGAAGAGCATTGAAAAGTTAAAGAAGTTCGAATCGGCGCGCGAAGACGGGACCCATGAGCGGCTGCCGAAAAAAGAAGTGCTCCAGATGGAAAAAGAGCGGGAGCACCTCGAGTGGAATCTCGGCGGAATCAAGGATATGCGGAGTCTTCCGGCGGCGATTTTTGTGATCGATACGATGAAAGAGCGAACCGCCGTGTTAGAGGCGAATCGGCTGGGGATTCCGGTCATCGCCATCGTCGATACGAATTGTGATCCCGATGAGATCGATTATGTCATTCCGGGCAACGACGATGCGATCCGGGCGATTCGGTTGATTACCAGCCGGATGGCCGATGCGGTCTTGGAAGGTCGGCGTATTCGGGAGAAGACTCAGACCGAGCGGCCGGCTCCCGCTTCCCAGCAGGAGGTAAAACCGGAACCGGTGATGGCCGCGGCGGAGGGAGAGCCGGGAGCGA contains:
- the rpsB gene encoding 30S ribosomal protein S2, with translation MTEMRELLEAGVHFGHQTNRWNPKMAKYIFGERNDIYIIDLQKTVKKFAEATDFVRDLVAHGETILFVGTKRQAQEIVEAETKRCGMFYVNHRWLGGMLTNFATIRKSIEKLKKFESAREDGTHERLPKKEVLQMEKEREHLEWNLGGIKDMRSLPAAIFVIDTMKERTAVLEANRLGIPVIAIVDTNCDPDEIDYVIPGNDDAIRAIRLITSRMADAVLEGRRIREKTQTERPAPASQQEVKPEPVMAAAEGEPGATAS